The Legionella sp. PATHC032 genome has a window encoding:
- the traC gene encoding type IV secretion system protein TraC, whose amino-acid sequence MLSTIKKARLAVKKTSTILSHATGSLLETLREELGMTDAHHKKQIEALLDTYCLAPYLPDEVYDSEADIYPYKQASHMMFECSTLIGASEETVTILTSILTDILPPESCFHALFWASPKIGHMIDEMEHQRNQGSEVLKALAHRRAEFYRKGVYSSLTKESNFVLRDFRLFLCISIPRKSIEDDRLLLGSLREDISNNLKSVNIICKELSIEEVISLKREWLFPTDSLYEEKTNYDTNTEIRFQLTDIEASMRVKSNQIEIEREEDTRVIKCLSVRQYPKSPVQWQLGDLFGKMFNTSLQISCPFLFSFAIRIKDKDKVMAALDAKYADEGQNAKQPFIAKWVKNFNKKYAEIEELRERLSGDDSLVDSYYNVLLFTTPANVRRDVRRAKDVFRGNQFDLRTPTGLQLQTLLASMPFAPAEGMFDDYKSFGRVRPLTSFNTVNLLPIQGEWKGAGRFAQVYPQRRGQFTAIYFFDNVVRNYNVAIVAPPGKGKSFLMNDYIQSLLSQGGFVYIIDVGGSYAKSCEMLNGQLIDFNHDTEISLNLFSTIDAQAKNDTAFKDVHNQLIQLVGMMARPSGNVSDEERSHIEKAIEAMWRQHHNATTITLIAHHLESSNDPISQNIGRLLYSYTKNGRYGSYFEPPCSLDFKRNLVILELGGLDGNKDLQRIVLKILMYQITNAMYYTPKHIPKSCLIDESYELLSDNGTGGSANFVNEGYRRAPKYGGNFITVTHGLDDYENNPTAKMCYDNAYYKIFLGASKSTIDTLKTSNQLDAYGERLIRSLKITNEYSEFLMMCEENSTVHRLIVDPFSRVLNTTRGPEVEALKRLMATGLPLADAISKVALEVYGYV is encoded by the coding sequence ATGTTGTCAACTATAAAAAAAGCGCGTCTTGCAGTTAAAAAAACAAGCACTATTTTAAGTCATGCAACAGGCTCGCTATTGGAAACATTGCGAGAAGAGCTTGGCATGACTGATGCGCATCATAAAAAGCAAATCGAAGCGCTGTTGGATACTTATTGCTTAGCACCTTATTTACCTGACGAGGTTTACGATTCAGAAGCTGATATTTATCCTTACAAACAGGCATCTCATATGATGTTTGAATGCTCGACACTGATTGGTGCCAGTGAAGAAACAGTGACTATTCTCACCAGTATATTAACGGATATTTTGCCACCGGAAAGTTGTTTTCATGCTTTGTTTTGGGCATCGCCTAAAATTGGCCACATGATTGATGAAATGGAACATCAACGCAATCAAGGCAGTGAGGTTTTAAAAGCCCTGGCACACCGACGAGCTGAATTTTACCGCAAAGGGGTGTACAGCTCATTAACTAAAGAAAGCAATTTTGTCTTGCGTGATTTTCGTTTATTTTTATGTATTTCAATTCCGCGCAAATCCATAGAAGACGATCGCTTGTTGCTTGGTAGTTTGCGCGAAGACATCAGCAACAATCTAAAGTCAGTCAATATTATTTGTAAAGAACTGTCTATTGAAGAAGTGATTAGCTTAAAGCGGGAGTGGCTCTTTCCAACCGACAGCTTGTATGAAGAAAAAACCAATTACGATACCAATACTGAAATTCGTTTTCAACTGACTGACATTGAAGCGAGTATGCGGGTTAAATCCAATCAAATAGAGATTGAGCGAGAAGAAGATACGAGGGTGATTAAATGCTTGTCCGTTAGGCAATATCCTAAATCCCCTGTGCAATGGCAACTGGGTGATTTATTTGGAAAAATGTTTAATACCTCTTTGCAAATAAGTTGTCCCTTTCTTTTTAGTTTTGCAATACGAATTAAAGATAAAGACAAGGTGATGGCGGCATTAGATGCCAAGTATGCTGATGAAGGGCAAAATGCCAAACAACCTTTTATTGCCAAATGGGTCAAAAATTTTAACAAAAAATACGCAGAAATTGAGGAGTTAAGAGAGCGGCTCAGTGGCGATGATTCTTTGGTTGATTCCTATTATAACGTTTTATTGTTTACAACACCTGCCAATGTCCGTCGCGATGTACGACGTGCCAAGGATGTATTTCGTGGTAACCAATTTGATTTACGCACGCCAACAGGTTTGCAGTTACAAACACTTCTAGCCTCCATGCCCTTTGCACCTGCTGAAGGTATGTTTGATGATTACAAATCATTTGGACGGGTAAGACCTTTAACCAGTTTTAATACGGTTAACTTATTACCTATCCAGGGGGAATGGAAAGGGGCAGGACGATTTGCTCAGGTCTATCCACAAAGACGAGGGCAATTTACCGCTATTTATTTTTTTGACAACGTAGTCAGAAACTATAATGTCGCTATTGTAGCTCCTCCTGGAAAAGGAAAATCCTTTTTAATGAATGACTACATTCAAAGTCTGTTATCCCAGGGGGGCTTTGTTTATATCATTGATGTGGGCGGTTCATACGCTAAATCTTGTGAGATGTTGAACGGACAGCTTATTGATTTTAATCATGACACTGAAATTAGCCTAAACCTCTTTTCTACAATTGATGCACAAGCCAAAAATGATACTGCATTTAAAGACGTTCACAATCAGCTAATACAACTTGTAGGTATGATGGCAAGACCATCAGGTAACGTCAGTGATGAAGAACGAAGTCATATTGAGAAAGCCATTGAGGCGATGTGGCGACAACATCACAATGCTACAACTATTACTCTTATTGCTCATCACTTAGAAAGTAGTAACGATCCTATTTCTCAAAATATTGGGCGCCTGTTGTATAGCTATACTAAAAACGGTCGTTATGGCAGTTATTTTGAACCGCCTTGTTCGCTCGATTTTAAAAGAAATTTAGTCATTTTAGAGTTGGGTGGTCTTGATGGAAATAAGGATTTGCAGCGCATTGTATTGAAAATCTTAATGTATCAAATCACCAATGCGATGTATTACACGCCAAAGCACATTCCCAAAAGCTGCTTGATTGATGAATCCTACGAATTACTTTCAGACAATGGTACGGGTGGCAGTGCTAACTTTGTTAACGAGGGCTATAGGCGTGCGCCTAAATACGGTGGTAATTTTATTACAGTGACTCATGGCTTAGATGATTATGAAAACAATCCAACTGCCAAAATGTGTTACGACAACGCCTATTATAAAATCTTTTTAGGTGCCTCCAAAAGTACGATTGACACTTTAAAAACGAGTAATCAGTTGGATGCTTATGGCGAGCGTTTAATCCGAAGCCTTAAAATAACTAATGAATACTCTGAGTTTTTAATGATGTGTGAAGAGAATTCAACAGTGCATCGTTTGATTGTCGATCCATTTTCACGCGTCTTAAACACTACACGTGGTCCTGAAGTCGAGGCCTTGAAACGATTAATGGCAACAGGTTTGCCATTGGCTGATGCCATTTCCAAAGTTGCCCTGGAGGTGTATGGCTATGTTTAA
- the traV gene encoding type IV conjugative transfer system lipoprotein TraV — protein MKILTTLLLLPCVVLTGCAKLNEDFDCPAPNGGTCKRMDQVYDMVNGKGKSLAVTPSRNPLVMDGRPGQPVRYGEGVMPLWIAPYEDTDGNYHQANRVYSVVKEGQWMQQSQLALK, from the coding sequence ATGAAAATTTTAACTACTTTATTACTGTTGCCCTGTGTTGTTTTGACCGGTTGCGCCAAATTGAATGAGGACTTTGATTGCCCAGCTCCCAATGGAGGAACGTGCAAACGTATGGATCAGGTTTATGACATGGTGAATGGTAAGGGCAAATCCCTGGCTGTAACCCCCAGCCGAAATCCTTTGGTGATGGATGGGCGACCTGGTCAGCCTGTGCGTTATGGAGAAGGGGTGATGCCTCTTTGGATAGCACCTTATGAAGACACTGATGGCAATTATCATCAAGCCAATCGAGTGTACAGCGTTGTTAAGGAAGGACAGTGGATGCAGCAGTCACAATTGGCTTTAAAATAA
- a CDS encoding TraB/VirB10 family protein, translated as MSIQLKKQQQIFLGIVIGVIVLVIACFALLGNKTVKSREVDKPAYKKHSLASPISTATNESHWIEKTQNAWRAELAKSELFDKNLKALGDEKDKQSKLITSQKDELSEMKSTLSELKHQIVKLQMERTTPIDGTLKNNEPQNGLLPRADEAAASNSMEMDSGFIQYTAKLNKKSKPRIKTPNNYVFSNTFAKAVVLQGADASAGVLSQANPDIMIFQIVDDGVMPNKYRAPLKGCMVSASVIGDISSERGKFRTERLSCIHSNGTNIDIQVTGIISDSKNGIRGRAVWRDEPMVKKAFWGNFWESMGNIGQQYSTDYSTSPLGSVSTIQAGKIPLAAVSSGGSGAAKMYAQYNIKRAEMYHPIIQLPPIVTVDVTFLKGFWLDGGTDTNAPEQPEESQNSKVAFEAPAESETAEEKAANQFFYKNHSF; from the coding sequence ATGTCTATTCAACTTAAAAAACAACAACAGATCTTTTTAGGGATTGTTATCGGCGTTATAGTGTTGGTGATTGCGTGCTTTGCCTTATTGGGAAACAAGACAGTTAAATCCAGAGAGGTTGATAAACCCGCTTATAAAAAACACAGCTTAGCCAGCCCGATATCTACTGCCACTAATGAATCCCATTGGATTGAGAAAACACAAAATGCCTGGCGAGCTGAGCTTGCAAAATCAGAGCTCTTTGATAAAAACCTCAAGGCATTAGGTGATGAAAAAGACAAGCAAAGCAAGCTCATTACCTCGCAAAAAGATGAACTATCTGAAATGAAATCCACACTTTCTGAATTAAAGCATCAAATAGTTAAGCTACAAATGGAGCGTACTACCCCAATAGATGGGACATTAAAAAACAATGAGCCTCAAAATGGGTTGTTACCCCGAGCAGATGAAGCGGCAGCGAGCAACTCCATGGAGATGGATTCGGGATTTATTCAATACACAGCCAAGTTAAATAAAAAATCCAAGCCACGAATCAAAACACCCAATAATTATGTCTTCTCCAACACCTTTGCTAAAGCAGTTGTTTTACAAGGTGCAGATGCATCTGCGGGAGTTTTAAGCCAAGCAAATCCCGACATTATGATATTTCAAATTGTCGATGATGGAGTGATGCCGAATAAATACAGGGCACCACTTAAAGGCTGTATGGTAAGTGCTTCTGTAATTGGCGATATTTCCAGTGAGCGAGGAAAGTTTCGTACCGAACGATTAAGTTGCATTCATTCCAATGGCACCAATATCGACATCCAGGTTACAGGCATCATTTCAGATTCTAAAAACGGAATTCGTGGGCGTGCGGTATGGCGTGATGAACCGATGGTGAAAAAAGCTTTTTGGGGGAACTTCTGGGAAAGCATGGGCAATATTGGCCAGCAATATTCCACTGATTACAGCACCTCGCCTCTAGGAAGTGTATCAACCATTCAAGCAGGAAAAATTCCTCTCGCGGCTGTTTCTAGTGGCGGATCGGGCGCTGCAAAAATGTATGCGCAATACAACATCAAGCGTGCTGAAATGTACCACCCGATTATTCAATTGCCTCCAATCGTTACAGTAGATGTAACTTTTCTTAAGGGTTTTTGGCTTGATGGGGGAACGGACACTAATGCCCCTGAACAACCAGAAGAAAGCCAAAATTCCAAAGTAGCTTTTGAAGCCCCTGCCGAGTCTGAGACTGCTGAAGAAAAAGCTGCCAACCAATTTTTCTATAAAAACCACTCTTTCTAA
- the traK gene encoding type-F conjugative transfer system secretin TraK — MKQMAMIFSLGLLIATAEGAQIKTVRNYEDIFINASIKEPNNLMLEDDRIQQIKAPGNTLVDACNGKANCKLIDDTTGILTFLPSPLYHTRAFTINLLTEKGLFYNVRVEPKPIASQTIVFKSYRNPVIRARAPHTSSYEKVMVGFLRALVNGYLPEGFTQTIPKNPSVYKAQKTQLKRLLTVNGNRMRGEIFELKNVTNQPIDAKESWFNWPGTKGVALAKTHLAPFETTRLYRIS, encoded by the coding sequence ATGAAACAAATGGCAATGATATTCAGCTTAGGCTTATTAATAGCAACAGCAGAAGGTGCTCAAATAAAAACAGTCAGAAATTATGAAGATATTTTCATTAATGCCTCAATTAAAGAACCCAATAATCTTATGTTAGAGGATGATCGCATTCAGCAAATAAAAGCACCTGGCAACACCCTGGTTGATGCATGCAATGGGAAGGCGAATTGCAAATTAATTGATGATACGACGGGTATTCTTACTTTTTTGCCATCGCCTCTATACCACACACGAGCTTTTACTATCAATTTGCTGACTGAAAAAGGTCTTTTTTACAACGTGCGTGTAGAACCAAAGCCCATTGCGTCACAAACAATCGTTTTTAAATCCTACAGAAATCCTGTAATTCGTGCCCGCGCTCCACATACATCAAGTTATGAAAAGGTGATGGTTGGTTTTTTACGAGCGCTTGTTAATGGGTATTTGCCAGAAGGTTTTACCCAAACAATACCCAAAAATCCTTCAGTCTATAAAGCACAAAAAACACAACTAAAACGCTTATTGACAGTTAATGGCAATCGTATGCGGGGTGAAATTTTTGAGTTAAAAAACGTAACCAACCAGCCTATTGATGCCAAGGAATCCTGGTTTAATTGGCCTGGAACCAAAGGGGTGGCGCTTGCTAAAACCCATTTAGCGCCGTTTGAAACTACTCGATTGTACAGGATTAGCTAA
- the traE gene encoding type IV conjugative transfer system protein TraE, giving the protein MKIEQKKSELMKEKKIRVLFIGISSVLLAMTFMQSITIVVLLHYAHSKHETHFIPPKISQEFTLSGTGVSEGYLRDMTNFLTQLRFNITSSSATYQFNALLGYVAPSLYGDIRAQLVKEVEQINHEHLSSVFYPSTFEIDIKHLSVKVMGQMKRFVGADLMSDVRETFLIRYSYEYGLLKLTNLEKV; this is encoded by the coding sequence ATGAAAATAGAACAAAAAAAATCAGAATTAATGAAGGAAAAAAAGATTAGGGTTTTATTCATAGGTATTAGTAGTGTGCTGCTAGCTATGACATTCATGCAATCAATTACCATTGTGGTCTTATTGCATTATGCTCATAGCAAACATGAAACCCATTTCATCCCACCTAAAATATCTCAAGAATTTACACTTTCTGGAACAGGTGTTTCGGAAGGTTATTTAAGAGACATGACCAATTTCTTAACGCAACTTCGTTTTAATATCACTTCAAGTTCAGCCACTTACCAATTTAATGCGCTCTTAGGCTATGTAGCTCCCTCACTGTATGGGGACATCAGGGCGCAATTGGTTAAGGAAGTCGAACAAATTAATCACGAACATTTATCCAGCGTGTTTTATCCATCGACCTTTGAAATTGATATCAAACACTTGAGCGTAAAAGTAATGGGACAGATGAAGCGTTTTGTTGGCGCGGATTTGATGTCTGATGTACGGGAGACTTTTTTGATTAGGTATTCCTATGAGTATGGCCTGTTGAAACTAACGAATCTTGAGAAGGTGTAA
- the traL gene encoding type IV conjugative transfer system protein TraL, with product MEDPRKYKTPQYLNEPYRLIIFTLDEVMVGALTLYVFGAVCGFFVTSLILTCAFLFLMKRMKGNEGPYFYIHLFYWFFSLSPKLRATPPSWIRAFLG from the coding sequence ATGGAAGATCCGAGAAAATACAAAACACCCCAATATCTTAATGAGCCTTATCGATTGATTATTTTTACACTCGATGAGGTCATGGTAGGAGCACTAACTCTCTACGTATTTGGGGCTGTTTGTGGTTTTTTTGTTACCTCATTGATTCTAACCTGTGCGTTTCTATTTCTTATGAAACGCATGAAGGGTAATGAAGGTCCCTATTTTTATATCCACCTTTTTTATTGGTTCTTTTCTCTATCACCTAAGTTACGGGCAACACCACCGTCATGGATTAGAGCGTTTTTGGGGTAA
- a CDS encoding fimbrial protein, translating into MSLLNQFRSNVLSSINAHIGKIFILICLLIMAQGTFAADALSAAEEVVKDTYNGSIKTYLYVGEAVAAVVTLMFTRNIKTLGGVGAMAIFLNVVAMLAGV; encoded by the coding sequence ATGTCTTTATTAAATCAGTTCAGAAGTAACGTGTTAAGCAGTATTAATGCTCACATTGGAAAGATTTTCATACTTATTTGCTTGCTAATAATGGCTCAAGGAACCTTTGCAGCGGATGCTTTATCCGCTGCAGAAGAAGTAGTTAAGGATACCTACAATGGTTCGATAAAAACCTATCTTTATGTCGGAGAAGCTGTAGCGGCTGTTGTTACCTTGATGTTTACTCGAAATATTAAAACGCTTGGCGGCGTTGGGGCGATGGCTATTTTTCTAAATGTCGTTGCAATGCTAGCAGGGGTTTAA
- the csrA gene encoding carbon storage regulator CsrA: MLSLTRRVGESIVIGEDIFITVLCCKGNQVRIGFNAPNSVAIHRYEIYQKIQSEKHDGLADPTKKFCPSMQQSILNHH; encoded by the coding sequence ATGTTGAGTTTAACTAGAAGAGTCGGTGAAAGCATTGTTATTGGAGAAGATATATTTATCACAGTTCTATGTTGTAAAGGGAATCAGGTACGCATTGGGTTTAATGCACCCAATTCAGTAGCCATCCACCGTTATGAAATTTATCAAAAAATTCAATCTGAAAAGCACGATGGTTTGGCTGATCCAACAAAGAAATTTTGCCCATCAATGCAGCAATCAATCCTCAATCACCATTAA
- a CDS encoding helix-turn-helix domain-containing protein, with translation MNIKEKIGQRIQEERIAKGLTRKALEELTDDLKQSRISNWERGDRTPGPEEIKQLARALDISPAYLMCLTDEKRPKKIPGLGSLVPLLDHQQACDPKGFIQRVRNEHNSDEISFIPISSELSTRLGENAFALKMKDESMHPELRVNDILIIDPNSELHPGSLVAAQLNEENEVIVRRYKQLTLSKEFNPFELRAENDNWGNIKIDKVTDAIIIGVIVCVVRYTGRY, from the coding sequence ATGAATATAAAAGAAAAAATTGGTCAAAGAATTCAAGAAGAACGGATAGCAAAAGGATTAACTAGAAAGGCCCTTGAGGAGTTAACTGATGATCTTAAACAATCAAGAATTAGCAATTGGGAGCGAGGTGATAGAACTCCAGGGCCTGAAGAAATAAAACAACTTGCTAGAGCACTAGATATTTCACCTGCTTATTTGATGTGCCTAACCGATGAGAAACGTCCAAAAAAAATTCCAGGATTAGGGTCATTGGTTCCACTGCTCGATCATCAACAAGCCTGCGATCCTAAAGGATTCATTCAAAGGGTTAGGAACGAACATAATTCAGATGAAATAAGCTTTATACCGATTTCTTCTGAGCTTAGTACTCGTCTTGGAGAAAATGCATTTGCTCTAAAAATGAAAGATGAGAGTATGCACCCTGAATTAAGAGTTAATGATATTTTGATTATTGATCCCAATTCTGAACTGCATCCAGGAAGTTTAGTTGCAGCACAGCTTAACGAAGAAAATGAGGTTATCGTGCGTAGATATAAACAACTAACCTTATCAAAAGAATTTAATCCATTTGAATTGCGGGCCGAAAATGATAATTGGGGGAATATAAAAATTGATAAAGTAACTGACGCTATAATTATCGGCGTTATTGTGTGTGTTGTGAGGTATACAGGGAGATACTAA
- a CDS encoding transposase, whose protein sequence is MDMLDLYCDYLIFQNKYATATGLSDLVDGAFAHNKVTRFLRFEHFGSKSLWHYVKKPVRSQETVGGVLILDDSIEEKPYSDENEVNCWYYSHAKGAVLKGINILYCMVRYADFSVSIGYKVIKKDIAYCDIKTRQTRRKSSVNKNQLFQSLIAQAITNKVMFDYVLADNWFGSKANMVHIHKDLQKSFIIGIKSNLTLALSENDAKNGRYQQVRALELEEDILA, encoded by the coding sequence ATGGATATGCTTGATCTTTATTGTGATTATTTAATTTTCCAAAACAAATATGCGACTGCTACCGGGTTATCTGATTTGGTTGATGGAGCATTTGCTCATAACAAAGTAACACGATTTCTTCGTTTTGAACATTTTGGTTCAAAATCACTTTGGCACTATGTCAAAAAGCCAGTTAGGTCACAAGAAACAGTAGGAGGAGTATTGATACTTGATGATTCCATCGAAGAGAAGCCCTACTCTGATGAGAATGAAGTGAATTGCTGGTATTACTCTCATGCTAAAGGGGCTGTACTCAAAGGGATAAACATCTTGTATTGCATGGTTCGTTACGCTGACTTCAGTGTATCCATAGGATATAAGGTGATTAAAAAAGATATCGCTTATTGTGATATTAAAACCAGACAAACCAGAAGAAAATCATCAGTGAACAAGAATCAATTATTTCAAAGCTTGATTGCACAGGCTATTACCAATAAGGTGATGTTTGATTATGTGCTAGCTGACAACTGGTTTGGCTCGAAGGCCAATATGGTTCACATCCATAAAGACCTTCAAAAGTCGTTTATCATTGGAATCAAGTCTAACCTAACATTAGCCTTATCTGAAAACGATGCCAAAAACGGGCGGTACCAACAAGTAAGAGCATTAGAACTTGAAGAGGATATACTGGCTTAA
- the msrA gene encoding peptide-methionine (S)-S-oxide reductase MsrA — MRYLFILIALLSQPLFAKPSEAIFAGGCFWCVEADFDKVPGVLETISGYDGGTEPRPGYALVSSGKTAYVEVVRVVFDSDKVTYQELLDFYWRHIDPTVQNQQFCDVGKQYRSVIFYLNDDQKKAALASIDEIKKRFPKVYTEVIPSTTFYPAEEYHQDYYQKNPIRYKYYRYNCGRDARIKELWDEKSS; from the coding sequence ATGCGCTACCTCTTTATTTTGATAGCTCTTCTATCCCAACCACTTTTTGCTAAACCATCCGAAGCCATCTTTGCTGGTGGTTGTTTTTGGTGTGTTGAAGCCGATTTTGATAAAGTTCCTGGGGTTTTAGAGACTATTTCAGGCTATGATGGTGGTACTGAGCCTAGGCCTGGTTATGCATTGGTCTCATCGGGTAAAACTGCTTATGTAGAGGTTGTGCGTGTTGTCTTTGATAGCGATAAAGTGACCTATCAAGAATTACTAGATTTTTATTGGCGTCATATCGACCCAACAGTACAAAACCAGCAATTTTGCGATGTTGGTAAGCAATATCGCAGCGTCATTTTCTATTTAAATGACGATCAAAAAAAGGCAGCTTTAGCTAGTATTGATGAAATAAAAAAACGATTTCCTAAGGTATATACAGAGGTAATTCCCTCTACAACGTTTTATCCTGCAGAAGAATATCATCAAGATTATTATCAAAAAAATCCAATTCGTTACAAATATTACCGTTACAATTGTGGTCGTGATGCTCGTATCAAGGAGTTATGGGATGAAAAGTCTAGTTAG
- the msrB gene encoding peptide-methionine (R)-S-oxide reductase MsrB: MLNTALAYTPEFNKSEKLKQLTPLQYQVTQKAATEKPFDNPYWNNEQAGIYVDIVSGEPLFSSLDKYDSGTGWPSFTKPINTANVILKPARHYLFFVQTEVLSKNAQSHLGHVFNDGPKPTGERYCMNSAALRFIPKDQMSKEGYEEYLTLFK; the protein is encoded by the coding sequence ATGCTAAATACTGCCCTGGCTTACACGCCTGAATTTAACAAATCCGAAAAACTAAAACAGCTTACGCCTCTACAATACCAAGTGACTCAAAAGGCTGCTACAGAAAAACCTTTTGATAATCCCTATTGGAATAATGAACAAGCCGGAATTTATGTGGACATAGTTTCAGGAGAGCCTCTGTTTAGTTCTCTGGATAAATACGACTCAGGAACCGGTTGGCCTAGTTTTACAAAACCCATAAATACCGCAAATGTTATTTTAAAACCCGCGAGACACTATTTGTTTTTTGTGCAAACTGAAGTGCTTTCTAAAAATGCGCAATCTCATTTAGGGCATGTATTTAATGACGGCCCAAAACCCACCGGTGAACGATATTGCATGAATTCGGCGGCATTGCGATTTATCCCAAAAGATCAAATGAGCAAAGAAGGCTATGAAGAGTATTTAACTCTTTTTAAATAG
- a CDS encoding CDP-alcohol phosphatidyltransferase family protein, with protein MIEQHLRPLYQRLCVNPITPVLIERVTPNQVTFFSGVLGLLVIPALWLNLPYLAISLLLLSGYCDTLDGTIARLTNHSSDWGSVLDIMTDRVVEVGVVFALWAINPNERGLGSLLMMASILLCITSFLVVGIFKTNDSEKSFHYSPGLIERAEAFVFFIAMMLWPNHFLSLAMIFSLLVIGTAMHRLYEFHKQSI; from the coding sequence ATGATAGAACAACACCTTAGGCCACTGTATCAACGCCTTTGTGTCAATCCAATTACTCCTGTGTTGATAGAGCGAGTGACCCCAAATCAAGTCACCTTCTTTTCTGGCGTATTGGGTCTTTTAGTGATACCCGCACTGTGGCTAAATCTACCCTATCTGGCCATTAGTTTACTATTACTGTCTGGATATTGTGATACCCTCGATGGTACTATTGCTCGTCTAACTAACCATAGCTCTGACTGGGGTAGTGTATTGGATATTATGACTGATCGCGTGGTTGAGGTGGGTGTTGTGTTTGCCTTATGGGCTATTAATCCAAATGAGCGGGGTCTTGGGTCTTTGTTAATGATGGCGAGTATACTACTTTGTATCACGAGTTTTCTTGTTGTGGGTATTTTTAAGACTAATGATTCAGAAAAAAGTTTTCATTACAGCCCAGGATTAATAGAAAGAGCTGAAGCCTTTGTTTTTTTTATAGCCATGATGCTTTGGCCAAACCACTTCCTAAGTTTAGCAATGATCTTTTCTTTGTTAGTGATAGGGACAGCGATGCACAGGCTTTATGAATTTCATAAGCAATCTATTTAA